The following are from one region of the Pseudomonas putida genome:
- a CDS encoding DUF2235 domain-containing protein: MDLNSCSTARTSPVTLRFGVFFDGTGNNLNNVMPVDAPGSKGASYANALSNVALLHALYPTQGANADGTMAFLKRYVEGVGTLAGEADHAYASATGCGRRGAEARVDEALAGIAGQLREWGQAHPQARLERVEFDLFGFSRGAAAVRHLANLLHDGGGERLAVHSGIGINFIGLFDTVAAIIAPLQGDFDPADDRHGGLRLGLGVGIARQVVQLVAGDEQRHNFPLVGSGHDIVLPGVHSNIGGGYPAITQEQVLLCKPQSQRVPVGMRAEHTRVHASVSALLASSFGEMGAPRPRVLAWEVPIAGGLPGEAQKQVYAAVYREREVAGQLSRVYLSIMRELAVRAGVPFAQLGGQAEHRLPDELLSISRKLHAFALGECEQPGLTEDEQRLLRDRYVHASANWNALKGLHSSVLDVLFVNRPGAGGRVVHANPAS, encoded by the coding sequence ATGGACCTGAACAGCTGTAGCACTGCACGCACCTCGCCGGTCACCCTGCGTTTTGGCGTGTTCTTCGATGGCACCGGTAACAACCTGAACAATGTGATGCCGGTGGATGCGCCGGGGAGCAAGGGGGCCAGTTATGCCAACGCCTTGAGCAACGTCGCCCTGTTGCATGCGCTGTACCCGACGCAGGGGGCCAATGCTGACGGAACCATGGCTTTTCTGAAGCGCTATGTCGAGGGCGTAGGCACCCTGGCCGGGGAGGCGGACCATGCCTATGCCTCGGCCACCGGGTGTGGGCGCAGGGGGGCCGAGGCGCGGGTCGACGAGGCCTTGGCGGGGATTGCCGGGCAACTGCGGGAGTGGGGCCAGGCGCACCCACAGGCAAGGCTCGAGCGGGTCGAGTTCGACCTGTTCGGTTTCAGCAGGGGCGCGGCGGCGGTGCGGCATCTGGCCAACCTCCTGCACGATGGCGGCGGCGAGCGCTTGGCTGTGCACAGCGGCATTGGCATCAACTTCATCGGCCTGTTCGACACGGTGGCGGCGATCATTGCGCCGCTGCAGGGCGATTTTGACCCCGCCGACGACCGCCATGGTGGCTTGCGCCTGGGACTGGGCGTGGGCATTGCCCGGCAAGTGGTGCAACTGGTGGCGGGCGACGAGCAGCGGCACAATTTCCCGCTGGTTGGCAGTGGCCATGACATCGTGTTGCCGGGCGTGCACTCGAACATCGGTGGTGGTTACCCAGCTATCACGCAGGAGCAGGTGCTACTGTGCAAACCGCAGTCTCAGCGGGTGCCGGTGGGTATGCGCGCCGAGCATACGCGTGTGCATGCCTCGGTCAGTGCGTTGCTGGCGTCGTCGTTTGGTGAAATGGGCGCGCCCAGGCCGCGGGTGCTGGCCTGGGAGGTACCGATTGCCGGTGGCCTGCCTGGCGAGGCGCAAAAACAGGTCTATGCGGCGGTATACCGCGAACGGGAAGTGGCCGGTCAGCTGTCCCGGGTGTACCTGAGCATCATGCGGGAGCTGGCGGTGCGTGCTGGTGTGCCGTTTGCGCAACTGGGCGGGCAGGCCGAGCATCGGCTGCCGGATGAACTACTGAGCATCAGCCGCAAGTTGCATGCGTTTGCCCTGGGTGAATGTGAACAGCCCGGGCTGACCGAGGATGAGCAGCGATTGTTGCGGGACAGGTACGTGCATGCATCCGCGAACTGGAATGCGTTGAAAGGGTTGCACAGCAGTGTGCTGGATGTGCTGTTCGTCAATCGGCCGGGTGCAGGTGGGCGGGTGGTGCATGCGAACCCGGCGTCTTGA
- a CDS encoding MFS transporter → MPKAGPKLLTQIAAVHFVSHVHIMLIPALLPVLPGLLGVGFVELGVALAVFNIVSALVQAPLGYAVDHYGARKVLKAGLLLGSFSFLLVAVSPGYTLLLVAMALAGLANGVYHPADYALLANGIEQGRLGRSFSIHTFAGFLGSAVTPAVFLGIAAVCGTQAALAAGAAVGLAALLLISVPGSGVYQVARPAITASAGPATARVRLFTPMLGVLTVLFMLLNLSTSAIEKFSVAALVQGQGLTLAWANTALTAFLLSSAVGVLCGGALADRTRRHGLVAALAFALAAALTALVALGLLRGWGLVVVLGAIGLLTGIIAPSRDMLVKAAAPSGAEGKAFGLVSTGFSIGGALGPVAFGWMLDQRLPHGIFMASIVFMLLTVLLTLAQEAYSARKRRCPA, encoded by the coding sequence ATGCCCAAAGCTGGCCCCAAGCTTCTCACCCAGATTGCTGCCGTGCACTTCGTCAGCCATGTGCACATCATGCTGATCCCGGCGCTGCTACCCGTACTCCCCGGCTTGCTGGGGGTAGGGTTCGTCGAACTCGGCGTGGCCCTGGCCGTGTTCAACATCGTCTCCGCCCTGGTGCAGGCGCCGCTGGGCTATGCCGTCGACCACTACGGTGCGCGCAAGGTGCTCAAGGCAGGCTTGCTGCTAGGCAGCTTCAGCTTCCTGTTGGTTGCTGTCAGCCCCGGCTACACGCTGCTGTTGGTGGCGATGGCCCTGGCCGGCCTGGCCAATGGCGTGTACCACCCGGCCGACTATGCGCTGCTGGCCAACGGCATCGAACAAGGCCGCCTGGGGCGGTCGTTCTCGATCCATACTTTTGCCGGCTTCCTCGGCTCGGCGGTAACGCCAGCGGTGTTTCTCGGCATCGCCGCCGTATGCGGCACGCAGGCAGCCCTGGCTGCAGGCGCGGCAGTGGGGCTGGCCGCCTTGCTGTTGATATCGGTGCCAGGCAGTGGCGTCTATCAGGTCGCCAGGCCTGCAATCACAGCCAGCGCTGGCCCCGCAACAGCTCGTGTACGACTGTTCACCCCCATGCTCGGGGTACTGACGGTGCTGTTCATGTTGCTCAACCTGAGCACCAGTGCCATCGAGAAATTCTCCGTAGCCGCGCTCGTCCAGGGCCAAGGCCTGACCCTGGCCTGGGCCAACACGGCGCTCACGGCGTTTCTGCTCAGCAGTGCCGTGGGTGTGCTATGCGGCGGAGCACTGGCTGACCGGACCCGACGTCATGGCCTGGTGGCGGCATTGGCCTTTGCCCTGGCCGCGGCACTGACGGCGCTGGTGGCCCTGGGGCTACTTCGTGGCTGGGGGTTGGTGGTGGTTCTCGGTGCCATTGGCTTGCTGACCGGGATCATCGCCCCGTCGAGGGACATGCTGGTGAAGGCGGCGGCACCGAGCGGCGCCGAGGGCAAAGCGTTCGGGCTGGTCTCGACCGGCTTCAGCATCGGCGGTGCCCTCGGGCCAGTGGCGTTTGGCTGGATGCTCGACCAACGCCTGCCTCATGGCATCTTCATGGCATCGATCGTGTTCATGCTGCTGACGGTGCTGCTGACCTTGGCACAGGAAGCGTATTCGGCCAGGAAACGCCGATGCCCTGCATGA
- a CDS encoding benzoate/H(+) symporter BenE family transporter, whose translation MDAPAHTASTPLRLTDILHPVVAGIVSVIVNYGGTFILVFQAARLAGLSPELTSSWVWAVSIGVGLSGLALSWYSREPVITAWSTPAAAFLVTALASVPYSEAIGAYLLSAAGFVILGLTGCFERLVRVIPGGIAAGLLAGILLQFGIGAFGGLSVDPALAGLLIAAYVAFKRFTARYAVPGILLLGLGYLLLQGQVDLATLKLEFASPVFTVPTFSVNAALSVALPLFLITLTGQYMPGMLVLRNDGFKTSANPIVAVTGLGSLLMAPFGSHAFNIAAITAAICTGKEAHEDPDKRWVAGIAAGVCYILVGVFGVTLASVFMALPATFITTLAGLALLGTIGTSLASAMVDARSREAALITFLAAAANISLFGIGGAFWGLVIGLLAYAVLNGRFPGFSHSPR comes from the coding sequence ATGGACGCGCCTGCACATACCGCTTCAACCCCGCTACGGCTGACCGACATCCTTCACCCCGTGGTGGCGGGAATCGTTTCGGTCATTGTCAATTACGGCGGCACCTTCATCCTGGTGTTCCAGGCCGCCAGGCTGGCCGGGCTGAGCCCGGAACTGACCTCGTCATGGGTCTGGGCCGTGTCGATCGGCGTCGGCCTCAGTGGCCTGGCCCTGTCCTGGTACAGCCGCGAACCGGTGATCACCGCCTGGTCCACGCCGGCCGCGGCGTTCCTGGTCACGGCGTTGGCCAGCGTGCCCTACAGCGAGGCCATTGGTGCCTACCTGCTGTCGGCCGCCGGTTTCGTGATACTGGGGCTGACCGGTTGTTTCGAGCGTCTGGTGCGGGTCATTCCCGGCGGGATTGCCGCCGGATTGCTGGCAGGTATCCTGTTGCAGTTCGGTATCGGTGCATTCGGTGGCCTGTCGGTCGACCCCGCGCTGGCCGGGTTGCTGATTGCGGCCTATGTGGCGTTCAAACGTTTTACCGCCCGCTATGCCGTGCCAGGCATTCTGCTGCTGGGCCTGGGCTACCTGCTACTCCAGGGCCAGGTGGACCTGGCGACACTCAAGCTGGAATTCGCCTCGCCGGTGTTCACCGTGCCCACCTTCTCCGTAAACGCCGCCCTGAGTGTGGCCCTGCCATTGTTCCTGATCACCCTCACCGGCCAGTACATGCCCGGCATGCTGGTGCTGCGCAACGACGGTTTCAAGACCAGCGCCAACCCGATCGTGGCGGTCACCGGCCTGGGGTCTTTGCTGATGGCACCGTTCGGCTCCCACGCCTTCAACATCGCGGCCATCACCGCCGCCATCTGCACCGGCAAGGAAGCCCACGAAGACCCGGACAAACGCTGGGTCGCGGGTATCGCTGCCGGTGTCTGCTACATCCTCGTGGGGGTGTTCGGAGTCACCCTGGCCAGTGTGTTCATGGCCCTGCCGGCTACCTTCATCACCACGTTGGCCGGCCTTGCCCTGCTGGGCACCATCGGCACCAGCCTGGCCAGCGCAATGGTCGATGCCCGTTCGCGCGAAGCAGCACTGATCACTTTCCTGGCGGCGGCGGCCAACATCAGCCTGTTTGGCATAGGCGGGGCGTTCTGGGGGCTGGTCATAGGCTTGCTGGCCTATGCCGTACTGAACGGCCGATTCCCCGGTTTCAGCCACTCTCCCCGGTAA
- a CDS encoding PLP-dependent aminotransferase family protein: MFKHAQLESVKAWISDPTRRSLPLHVRIQRAIRQLILEGALPVGKALPASRALATSLTVSRDTVEAAYGQLHAEGFIERRVGSGSFVSPRAQQLPARARSRRVQALGEPPALSRRGQALCQDGGVRNFFSPRPFAPGVAETRNFPLQTWEKLQRQVFKEHGTQALLHSNAQGTEPLRRAIADYVNLERGAQATADRVLILTSSQQAFSLCAHVLADAGDQVVIEDPAYHGARKALALAGLQCIPIAVDPDGMQVAQIPRLAAHARAVFLTPSHQFPTGVTLSLDRRLAVIEWARQQRAWIIEDDYDSEFHYAGKPTACVQGLDAHDRTVYIGTFTKSLFAGLRIAYMVLPPQLVGPMTAARTLQDGHTASLAQLTLARFIEGGHFGAHVRLMRAIYAERRDALAALVQAQLSDFVVARVPAGGMQMPCVFTRPMPEEQVVKAAQAAGIDLLGLSALYASSRGEAGVLMGFAAHTPGELALAVAKLAKVLHQVEASQGGARLLR, from the coding sequence ATGTTCAAGCATGCACAGCTGGAATCAGTGAAAGCCTGGATCAGCGACCCGACGCGCCGATCGCTGCCCTTGCACGTACGGATCCAGCGGGCGATACGCCAGCTGATTCTCGAAGGGGCGTTGCCGGTAGGGAAGGCCCTGCCTGCCTCGCGCGCGTTGGCGACCTCGCTGACGGTGTCGCGCGACACGGTGGAGGCCGCTTATGGCCAGTTGCATGCCGAGGGCTTCATCGAGCGCCGGGTAGGCAGCGGCAGTTTCGTTTCACCCCGTGCGCAGCAACTGCCAGCGCGCGCCCGCAGCCGACGGGTACAAGCCCTGGGCGAGCCGCCAGCGCTCAGCCGCCGGGGGCAGGCGCTGTGTCAGGATGGCGGGGTGCGCAACTTCTTCTCACCGCGCCCGTTTGCGCCGGGTGTGGCAGAAACGCGCAACTTCCCCTTGCAGACCTGGGAAAAGCTGCAGCGGCAGGTATTCAAGGAACATGGCACCCAGGCGCTGCTGCACAGCAACGCGCAAGGCACCGAGCCACTGCGGCGGGCGATTGCCGATTACGTCAATCTCGAGCGTGGCGCACAGGCCACGGCCGATCGCGTGCTCATCCTCACCAGTTCGCAACAGGCGTTCAGCCTGTGTGCCCACGTGCTGGCCGATGCCGGCGACCAGGTGGTAATCGAAGACCCGGCGTACCACGGGGCCAGGAAGGCGCTAGCTCTTGCGGGCTTGCAGTGCATCCCCATAGCCGTGGACCCGGATGGCATGCAGGTGGCGCAGATCCCACGTTTGGCCGCCCATGCCAGGGCGGTTTTCCTGACCCCTTCGCACCAGTTCCCCACCGGCGTGACCTTGTCCCTGGACCGGCGCCTGGCGGTGATCGAGTGGGCACGTCAACAACGCGCCTGGATCATCGAGGACGACTACGACAGCGAGTTTCACTATGCCGGCAAGCCCACCGCCTGCGTGCAAGGCCTGGATGCCCACGACCGGACGGTCTACATCGGCACGTTCACCAAGTCGCTGTTCGCCGGCTTGCGCATTGCCTACATGGTCCTGCCGCCGCAACTGGTCGGGCCGATGACCGCAGCGCGGACGTTGCAGGACGGGCATACGGCATCGTTGGCACAACTGACCCTGGCCAGGTTCATCGAAGGTGGGCACTTCGGTGCCCATGTGCGTTTGATGCGGGCGATCTATGCCGAGCGCCGCGATGCCCTGGCGGCGCTGGTGCAGGCGCAGTTGTCCGACTTTGTTGTCGCCCGCGTGCCGGCGGGTGGCATGCAGATGCCCTGTGTATTCACCAGGCCGATGCCTGAAGAACAGGTGGTGAAGGCGGCGCAGGCAGCAGGCATCGACCTGTTGGGGCTCAGTGCCCTGTATGCGTCGTCGAGGGGGGAGGCGGGAGTGTTGATGGGGTTTGCGGCGCATACCCCGGGCGAGCTGGCGCTGGCCGTGGCGAAACTGGCGAAGGTATTGCACCAGGTCGAGGCCAGCCAAGGCGGCGCAAGGCTGTTGCGGTGA